One Dysosmobacter welbionis DNA segment encodes these proteins:
- a CDS encoding transposon-encoded TnpW family protein — MNNTATNTATCPTVRKQIGKTTYIVRVHFSETAKETMEDKIKRMLREEVRKM, encoded by the coding sequence ATGAACAATACTGCAACCAACACCGCCACTTGCCCGACTGTCAGAAAGCAGATTGGCAAGACCACCTATATCGTCCGTGTCCATTTCAGCGAGACCGCCAAGGAGACGATGGAGGACAAAATCAAGCGTATGCTCCGTGAAGAAGTCCGCAAAATGTGA
- a CDS encoding AAA family ATPase, whose translation MNYTQAQIDRANAVSLEDFLRTQGETLIKSGREYRWKEHDSLTVRGNKWFRHSQSKGGYPIDFVMEFYGKSFPEAVQMLTGENGEGQTEATTAPPTAFHLPLHNRTADRAIQYLCESRGLNKTLVETFLLSGDIYEDAKRHNVVFVGRDRSGTPRYAHVRGTADPFRQDIAGADKSYPFRYEGNGNQLFVFEAPIDLLSFICLYPQDWQTRSYLALGGVSGKALDRFLSERKDTRKVFLCLDSDTAGSEACTRLAQSIPGEIAVIRLVPARKDWNDVLRQQGDIPSRKFIAETITLRELPTAQPVPMLRMADVELTSVDWLWFPYIPFGKLTIIQGNPGEGKTYFAMRLAAACTNRKPLPGMETLEPFNIIYQTAEDGLGDTVKPRLMEAEADLERVLVIDDRDTPLTLADERIARAIRENNARLVIIDPVQAFLGADVDMNRANEVRPIFRSLGDIAQATGCAIVLIGHLNKAAGTQSTYRGLGSIDITAAVRSLLFIGKLKDSPTTRVLIHEKSSLAPPGQSLAFSLGDEKGFEWIGAYDITADELLAGADNTKTESKTAQAQMLILELLADGKRMPSAELEKAVNERGISSRTMRTAKSRIGDRLVTEKDGTAWVCYLRD comes from the coding sequence ATGAATTACACCCAAGCACAGATTGACCGGGCGAACGCCGTCAGTCTGGAAGATTTTCTCCGCACACAGGGAGAGACACTTATCAAAAGCGGACGAGAATACCGCTGGAAAGAACATGACAGCCTGACCGTCCGGGGAAACAAGTGGTTTCGCCACAGCCAGAGCAAGGGCGGCTATCCCATTGATTTCGTCATGGAGTTTTACGGCAAGTCCTTTCCCGAAGCTGTCCAGATGTTGACAGGCGAAAACGGCGAGGGACAGACCGAAGCCACCACAGCACCGCCCACAGCGTTCCACTTGCCCTTGCACAACAGAACAGCCGACAGAGCAATTCAATATCTTTGCGAAAGCCGAGGTCTCAACAAAACGCTTGTTGAGACTTTTCTTCTTTCCGGGGATATTTACGAGGACGCAAAGCGGCACAATGTTGTGTTTGTCGGCAGAGACCGAAGTGGTACGCCGAGATACGCCCATGTGCGAGGAACGGCAGACCCATTCAGACAGGACATTGCCGGGGCTGACAAGTCCTATCCGTTCCGCTATGAGGGAAACGGCAATCAGCTCTTTGTCTTTGAAGCACCGATTGACCTGTTATCATTCATCTGCCTTTATCCGCAGGACTGGCAGACAAGGAGCTACCTTGCCCTGGGCGGCGTTTCAGGCAAAGCCCTTGACCGTTTTCTTTCTGAACGCAAGGACACCCGAAAAGTGTTCCTCTGCCTTGACAGCGACACCGCAGGAAGTGAAGCCTGCACCCGGCTGGCACAGTCCATTCCCGGCGAGATCGCCGTCATTCGCCTTGTCCCGGCAAGGAAAGACTGGAACGATGTTCTCCGTCAGCAAGGGGACATTCCCAGCCGCAAATTCATAGCCGAGACAATCACGCTGCGAGAGCTGCCCACCGCCCAGCCTGTTCCCATGCTCCGCATGGCAGATGTGGAGCTGACGAGCGTGGATTGGCTATGGTTTCCCTATATCCCCTTTGGAAAGCTGACGATTATACAGGGCAACCCCGGCGAGGGCAAGACCTACTTTGCCATGCGTCTTGCGGCGGCTTGTACCAACCGAAAGCCTTTACCCGGTATGGAGACCCTTGAGCCTTTCAACATCATCTACCAGACCGCAGAGGACGGTCTGGGCGATACCGTCAAGCCCCGACTGATGGAAGCGGAAGCAGACCTTGAAAGAGTGCTTGTCATTGACGATAGGGACACACCGCTGACCCTTGCCGATGAGCGCATAGCAAGGGCAATCCGGGAAAACAACGCAAGGCTGGTTATCATTGACCCGGTGCAGGCGTTTCTGGGCGCAGATGTGGACATGAACCGGGCAAATGAAGTCCGTCCCATTTTCCGCAGTCTGGGAGATATTGCACAGGCTACTGGGTGCGCTATCGTGCTGATAGGACACCTGAACAAAGCCGCAGGAACACAAAGCACTTACAGGGGCTTAGGGTCTATCGACATTACGGCGGCAGTCCGCAGTCTGCTCTTTATCGGCAAGCTGAAGGACAGCCCCACAACGAGGGTGCTTATCCATGAGAAAAGCTCCCTTGCGCCGCCCGGACAGTCCCTTGCCTTTTCTCTGGGAGACGAGAAAGGCTTTGAATGGATAGGAGCTTATGACATTACCGCTGACGAGCTTCTTGCCGGGGCAGACAACACCAAGACCGAGAGCAAGACCGCACAAGCGCAAATGCTCATTCTGGAACTGCTTGCGGACGGAAAGCGTATGCCGAGCGCAGAGCTGGAAAAGGCAGTCAATGAGCGTGGGATTTCCTCACGCACCATGAGAACGGCAAAGAGCCGTATCGGGGACAGACTTGTGACCGAGAAAGACGGCACAGCATGGGTCTGCTATCTCCGAGACTGA